A region from the Rhipicephalus sanguineus isolate Rsan-2018 unplaced genomic scaffold, BIME_Rsan_1.4 Seq618, whole genome shotgun sequence genome encodes:
- the LOC119377918 gene encoding bone morphogenetic protein 7-like, with product MWLLRFKIEMSLCISLLALSVQLCSAAYYADNGVDQTIIYRTLPKSERREMQQEILNLLGLDHRPKPKIHERRFSAPRYLLDLYNSFKDEDNGDIHLDATQAHNEFITNNQSLRMINDSDVIISFLNHAHHHSLHLRHDNEKRFWFDVSEVSPGERILKAELNIYREAAASSLPADHTCTLEISVLRHGVKIEDVILQHVDNLTIDAKTHGWLTFNVTEPFLTWVAFPNENMGLFMQTHCKASGHSVHPHELHPHDLGLVGSGGRNDLQPFMVAFLRDGGPSRRRHRVTRATRKRHSADVQLQRPT from the exons atgtGGCTGTTGCGTTTCAAAATTGAGATGTCTCTTTGCATATCATTACTCGCCTTATCAGTGCAGCTTTGTTCTGCCGCTTATTACGCGGACAATGGCGTGGACCAGACCATCATTTACCGCACGTTGCCAAAGTCTGAAAGGCGTGAAATGCAGCAAGAAATATTGAACCTGTTGGGACTCGACCACAGACCCAAGCCGAAGATCCACGAGCGAAGGTTCTCCGCACCACGCTACTTGCTCGATCTCTACAACTCTTTCAAGGATGAAGACAACGGGGACATTCACCTCGACGCTACGCAGGCACACAATGAGTTCATCACAAACAACCAAAGTTTGCGGATGATCAACGATTCCGATGTTATCATTAGCTTTCTCAACCATG CACATCACCATTCACTTCACCTGCGCCATGACAACGAAAAACGGTTTTGGTTCGACGTCAGTGAAGTATCTCCTGGGGAGAGAATTCTCAAGGCGGAACTCAACATCTACCGAGAGGCTGCAGCTAGTAGTTTACCAGCAGACCACACGTGCACACTCGAGATCAGTGTACTGAGGCATGGCGTCAAAATCGA AGATGTTATACTCCAGCATGTGGACAATCTAACTATAGATGCAAAGACACACGGGTGGCTCACGTTTAACGTCACCGAACCATTTCTGACGTGGGTGGCATTTCCCAACGAGAATATGGGTCTCTTTATGCAGACTCACTGCAAAGCATCAG GACACAGTGTGCACCCCCACGAGTTGCATCCGCACGATCTCGGCCTAGTAGGGTCAGGTGGCCGCAATGACCTACAGCCATTCATGGTGGCCTTCCTGCGAGATGGGGGACCCAGCCGTCGCCGCCACCGTGTTACACGAGCTACTCGCAAGCGCCACAGTGCTGATGTTCAGCTACAGCGGCCGACATGA
- the LOC125756750 gene encoding LOW QUALITY PROTEIN: bone morphogenetic protein 5-like (The sequence of the model RefSeq protein was modified relative to this genomic sequence to represent the inferred CDS: deleted 1 base in 1 codon), which produces MATDTRPSGRKNSCQKRNLFVSFKDLGWQDWIIAPDGYTAFYCDGECSFPLNMNATNHAIVQTLVHLVDPAQAPKPCCAPTRLSAIMVLYFDDNSNVILKRYKTWFVKACGCH; this is translated from the exons ATGGCCACAG ACACGCGACCCTCTGGACGAAAGAACAGCTGCCAAAAGCGAAACTTGTTTGTGAGCTTTAAAGATCTTGGGTGGCAG GATTGGATCATAGCTCCAGACGGGTACACAGCCTTCTACTGTGACGGGGAGTGCTCGTTCCCACTCAACATGAACGCCACCAACCACGCCATTGTGCAGACCCTCGTGCATCTGGTTGATCCCGCTCAGGCACCCAAGCCCTGCTGCGCTCCCACCCGCCTCTCGGCCATCATGGTGCTCTACTTCGACGACAATTCCAACGTCATCCTCAAGCGCTACAAAACATGGTTCGTCAAGGCT TGCGGATGCCATTAG